The Nicotiana tabacum cultivar K326 chromosome 5, ASM71507v2, whole genome shotgun sequence sequence GTTAATACTCTATCTTCACGTACACATTATTCTCCCTGGATCCACAAGTTGTTGTTGAACATGGCTAAATGATATTCACCATTCAAATCACCATTACAAATGGAATATAAATTATCTGTGAGGATTTAATCCCTCGAGTGAAACCTTTTTATCATTAATAAATAGTTTGGTTTATTCAGCCTAACTCCAGAAGCATTTAATGTCATAAATGTCAACCATATAGGACATTCTTCTAGAGACCATCTTCACATGCTTTTTTTGTTCTCAGATTACTGTCTACATATAGTCAATCTTGGCTAAAAATAAAAAGGCCTCATCTCATCAACCACTAAAAGTAAAAGGATATTTCCATTTTTATAAGCTGCAAACTAAAATGGGGATAACAAGATTTCCCACAGTTGAGAAGTGCACatcagaaggaagagaaaaacaTACAGTAGTAGCAGACTTGGATGGAACTTTACTACGAAATCGTAACTCTTTCCCTTATTTAGCCCTGGTTGCTTTTGATGTTTATGGGGTTTTAAGGTTACTCTTTCTTCTCTTAGTCTTACCTCTTGCCGGAATTCTTTACTATTTAGTCTCCGAGTCAGCTGGAATCCAAGTTATAATCTTTACAACTTTTGTGGGGATGAAAGTTTCTGACATAGAGTCGGCAGCACGTGCTGTGCTGCCAAAGTTCTATTCCGAGGACCTTCATCCTGAGTCTTGGAGAGTTTTTTCGGCGTGTAGAAAACGTTGCGTTTTGACAGCCACCCCTAGGATTATGGTGGAAGCATTTTTAAAGGACTATATAGGCGTGGACATAGTTTTAGGGACAgagattgaaacatataaaggTAGGGCAACTGGTTTTGTTAAGTCACCAGGGGTTCTTATTGGGAAGAAAAAGGCTGATATTCTCCTAACGGCGTTCGGAGAAACTCAACCTGAGATTGGATTGGGTGATCGTGATACTGATATTCCTTTTATGACATTATGTAAGGAAAGATACTATGTGCCACCAAATCCAAAAGTAAAAGCTGTAACTATAGACAAACTTCCTAAACCTATTATTTTCCACGACGGCCGTCTTGTCCAAAAACCAACACCACTAATGGCTCTTTTTATCATTCTTTGGATCCCTTTCGGTTTCCTTCTTTCTTGCCTGCGAATAATGAGTGCTGCATTCCTCCCCACCCCTCTTCACTACTACGCATTTCGGGCCCTTGGTGTCCGTCTCACCGTTAAGGGTAACCCACCACCCCCTAAGAAATCCAAAGACCAATCTGGTGTTCTATTCGTTTGCTGTCATAGGACACTTCTTGATGCTGTTTTCCTCTCCACGGTGTTGGGCCGCCCTATTCCAACTGTTACATACTCTCTTTCACGATTTTCTGAGATTATTGCACCCCTTAAAACAATTAGACTCACTCGAGATAGAGCCACTGATGCTTTCGTGATGAAGAAAATATTAGAAGAAGGTGATCTCTTAATTTGCCCAGAGGGGACTACAAGTCGTGAACCATTTCTTCTTAGGTTTTCGTCATTATTTGCTGAGTTAACTGATGAGCTCGTTCCGGTGGCAATGGTGAATAAGATGAGTATGTTTCATGGCACAACAGCTAGAGGATGGAAATGGATGGACTCATTTTTCTTTCTCATGAATCCACGTCCCAGTTATGAAATTACATTTTTGGACAAGTTGCCGTATGGGTTCACTTGCAAGTCTGGGAAATCAAGCCATGAAGTGGCTAACTACATACAAAAAGTTATTGCTGAAACTCTTTCTTACAAATGCACTACTTTAACTAGGAAGGATAAGTATATTGCTCTTGCTGGAAATGATGGCACTGTAATGAAGAAGCCTTGAATCAAGGTCTAAATTATaatgttttattttgttgttgAAGACTGAAAATCCATTGCGTTATTTTGTGGTCTTTTTGTTTTGTAATATCGGGCTGTAAAATAAAATGTAGAtaacttttgaaataataataataataataataataataataataataataataataataataataataataatagaaattgaATCCGGAGTGTATTTTCTAAGGTACACGTAGCTATTATATATCAAGGCTGCATTGAATATTACCGGAGAGGATATTACTGGAGGTAATCCCCTCCCAAAGCTTAGGCAAGCTCATTAGACTCCCCTACTTCACTAGCTATCGAAGTAGATTATTTGTACTTTCCTTCGGcagaaattaattattttttcacgGAAATGGTTACACACACTAAAATTATCTATTCTTTTTCTCCCCCTCCAAATAGATTTATTTGTATGTATTATGATAGAATACTATTAATCATTTTCTCATATTGATATACAATATCCATAATTATTCGTGTTTTGCATTATCGTTCAGAATTAAGCTTGTGTACCGCTGAAATCGGGATAAAGTTACCCTCAATTTTTTATTGAGAAGCGAAGAATAACGTTACTCGTTACTAGCTCGAGTGAGACAGAGGGTGTCTGCAGATCGAAATCAAGAGCGGACGGAATCGAGTATGGCTGAACCCGAAGAGACTCTAGCTCAAGCAAAACGAAGAATCGAGAGTAGAGGAAAAAAATGGTTAAACAAGACAATTTGAGAGCCGAAATATACGCCATCATCCAGATATTACGGCACAGATCACGCTCGGTATTGATTGTAGATCATGTTTTCGTGAGAGAAAAGGAAGGaaatgatttttaccttatttagacttgtattagggttaaaactcctctactatattaAAAGGGAAACCTTTTCATGTTTTGGAGAATGTCTTTGCACACATATCAAGAGAAAATAAATTTACTTTGGCTTTCAGCAATTGTCCAAGTTTTATTTAGTCGTTCATTAATTTCGTTGTATCTGAACTTTATCTCGAGGGCTCGATTGTGATCGATTGTTAGCATTTAAGCCTAACATAGGGCTAAATTACTTCAACATATTGGTTTGATTATACTCATTACAATCAATTATTTACAGTCTATAATCATTTGTGTTCAGTTAAACTACATATTCTTTAAATCGCGTAAaatcaattgttatccgttttaagggtaaacagtttggtgctcACCATGGGGTTATGGATAATAGTGATAATTTAATACGAATCTTAATAATACATATTATTTTATAGTTGTTCTTTGAAGTTTGATTTTAGGACTATTCAATATGTCAATTTTCAATTTGCTCACTTAAATGTTAACACCAAATCAGACCCCCACAATGAAAATAACAGCATGGTGCTAAGTAACGACATACTCCATGTCGAACCTAATGGCGTTCCAATCGCTGACCCAGTCGATACCAATTCACAGGTTGCTATCAATACTAACCTGCCAACTGATCCCAATAACAACGTTCATGGGGTACCTCGACCCTCGGTTCGCGAGGCACCCAAAAGGGGAGGTGATGAAGATAGCTTGCGTTTGATTTTTGAGATGTTGCAAGCCAAAGAAATTGTCATAGCACAACTGCAGAGTCAGAATCACAACGTAGTTGAACCAAAATGGGTTGAAGAACCCAACGGGCCCCGGCCCGGGAAACATCCGAGGTGATGAAAATGCTTGAGAAACTAACAGAACAAGTAGAATCCGATGAAAAAAAGATAGAGGCAAACGATAAAAAAGTGAACACTTACAACTCTTATTCTGAAAAGGTTCCGAGTGCCCGATATTCCCAAATACAATGGTACCACATATCCAAACAAGCATGTGACCTTTTATGCATGTGCAATAAAAGGCAACGACCTCAAGGATGACAGCTAGCTTGCGTTTGATTTTTGAGATGTTGCAAGCCAAAGAAATTGCCATAGCACAACTGCAGAGTCAAAATCACAACGTAGTTAAACCAAAATGTGTTGAAGAACCCAACGGGCCCCGGCCCGGGAAACATCCAAGGTGATGAAAATGCTTGAGAAACTAACAGAACGAGTAGAATCCGACGAAAAAAAGATAGAGGCAAACGATAAAAAAGTGAACACTTACAACTCTTATTCTGAAAAGGTTTCGAGTGCCCGATATTCCCAAATACAATGGTACCACATATCCAAACAAGCATGTGACCTCTTATGCATGTGCAATAAAAGGCAACGACCTCGAGGATGACAAGATCGAGTCGGTATTACTGAAGAAATTCAGAAAACTCTGtccaagggagcaatgatatgatATTACAATTTACCTCAAAACTctattgttttgttttctctACTTGTAGATGCCTTCGTTAAAGCTCACGCCAGGGCCATTAAAGTTGAAAAACCAAATCAGACGTGTTCAAAGTCAAGAAGAGGGATAATAAGATGCTTAGGGAATTTATGTCGAGATTCCAAATGGAACAGATGGATCTGCCACCGGCTGCAAATGATTAGGCCATTCAGGCATTTACTCAGGGGCTCAACCCCCGAAGTTCGATTGCATCTCAACAGTTGAAGAAAAATTTAATATAGCATCTAGCGGTTACCTGGGCCAGTGTCCATAACAGGTATCAGTCAAAGTTCAtagtcgaggacgaccaattagaGACCCTTTCAGGGTCGGTTTATCCCAATAGAGCAAACAAGAAGTCTTAGAAGACCAGGAGTTGAGGCCACCCCGACACCAATACCAGCCTTACaacttatataggaggggaaatgcACCGAGTCTCTATTTGACCAGGAACGACGGAAGAAATGATCAAGGTCCAAGCAATCAAGGGTTGGTGAATAGAAATGGGTTCGACAAATCACCCAGAGTCAGAGATGCCTTGAGGCTATCGtaatataacttcaacatagaTGCGACAAGTATTGTGTTGTCCATCGGTTGCATCAAGGAGACCAAATGGCCGACACCGCTCCAGTCCAATCCAGCACACGGTAATTTgatatgcaaatatcatggcactaaCGGGCATAAAATCAAGGATTATCGCCAGTTAAGGGAAGAAGTGGATCGTTTGTTCAAAAatgggcatcttcgagaattcttaagtAAGCGGGCCAAAAGCCATTTCAAGATCTTGAGTTGAGCGTGTATTAATTGAGCGTATATTAATTGATCTatgtagctcggccaacatcttCTGATGGAGAGTCGTGAAACAACTAGGGCTGTTGGATCAGATCATACCAGCAGTTCGAATACTGAACAGGTTTAATATGGCGTGtgagataatggaaggagaaatCACCTTACCGGTCAACACGGCTGGAACCACTCAACAAGAAAAGTTCTATGTAATTGAGGGGGATATAAGGTACAACTTATTATTCAGGAGACCATAGGTTCATAGCATGAGGGCAGTACCATCGAACCTTCACCAAGAGTTGAAATTTCCAAACCCTGGATGAATCAAAATGGTCTACGGGGAACAACCAGCCACAAAAGAGTTGTTCACCGTTAAAGAAGTAATCCTTGTACCCGCGATCATAACCTTAAAAGATAAGGGACCAATCAGAGAGAAAGTCTCCATATAGCAATCATAGGTTTCAGCCTCGACGCTACCAAGTCAATAATTGAGGAACTGGAACAAGTCACATTGTTCGAGCATCTGCCAGatagaaaggtatacctaggcaagGGATTAAATCCCAAGCACATAAAAAAACTCATTGATTTTTTTAAAGCTAATGCAAATTGTTTTACCTGGTCGCACTTAGATATGGTAGGAATTCCACCAGAGATAACAACTCAAAAATTGATGTTAGATTTGAACTTCCATCCGATTAAATAGAAGAGGATGCcacagtccgaggtcaaacacgcAATTCATCAAAGACGAAAACTTTTCAAATAAGGTTCTATTCAagaagttaaatacccggattggctATCTAACGTATCGTCGTACCttaaagggaaacaaacttagaatgtgtgtagattataaggatttaaataaggcatgtccAAAGGACTCATTTCTTTTGCCTAACATCGTCCGAATGATCGATGCAACAGCAAAGAACGAGACACGGAGCTTTCTCGACGACtattctaggtacaaccaaatatggaTGGGCCCAATAAAAAACTTCTTTTATAACTAGGTTCGACacttattgttataatgtgatgctaTTTCAGTTAATAAATACTGGTGCCATATACCAATGCCTAGTTAATCGAGTGTTCGAGGatcaaataggaaaattaatggaggtttatattgatgatatattagttAAGTCCATACGagaagaggaccatttgaaacatttctAGGAAATTTTTGACATACTGAGGgaatacaatatgaagttgaatcCAGAGAAGTGTGCCTTTAGAGTCGGCTCGGGTAAGTTCCTTTGTTTCATAGTATCTAATCAGGGAATAGAGATCAACTCGAATAATATAAAAGCCATAGAATATATCATCAGTGTCGATAATGTCAAGGCAGAACAAAGGCTGACCGGGCAAATAACCGCATTGGGCCAATTTATTTCAAGTCCATCAGAATAAAGCCACCAATTTTTCTCATTACTAAAAAAAAAGAGTGACTTCTATTGGACCCTGGAGTGCTAAAAGGCTTTGGATGAACTCAAATAATACTTATCAAGCCCTCATTTGTTGCACACCCGAAGGTGAACGAACAGCTGTAACGACCAGCCTAATAATTTTGAGAATATGCATCTCGTTCGGCGGCTTAAGGTCTTAAGTagctttgtattatgtgttatgacttgtgtgtgtggtCGATTTTGGTTTTTGGATAATTCGGGGTCATTTtgaaggattcttgttttagaagcttaagcagtaagagttgactggagttttaacttttgtgtagatgactccaaAATGGTATTGTGATGATTCCAATAGcctcgtatggtgatttttgacttaggcgtgcctctggatttggatttggaaattCGTagagtaatttgaagcattttggtGATAATTGGAAAAttaaagttttggaaggttaaAACGTTTGACCGGGAGTTAAATTTATTGATATTGGACTCGGATTACAATTTCATGAGTTGgattagctccattatgtcatttagtatttgcatgcaaaatttaatgtcattccgggttgatttgatatgtttcgacacgagttttgaaagttgaaagatttggaaattcataaatttgatttgtggtgcgattcgtagtttcgatattgtttgatgcgatttgaggccttgaacaggtccgcgttatgttatggaacttattAGTATGTTTCGACAGGGTCCCGGGGACCCCAGGCCTATTTAGGATGGGCTATAGACTATTTTCTCATGTTTGGATGACTGATCTAATATCTGGTGTCCCCTTATACGCGATCACGAAGTTCAAGCCACGTTCGCGTAGGCTGTTTTGTTGGCTGGCCGTTTTTCCTCTTCGTGTTCGCATGATTCTGCCCACGATCATGTACGTATGTATCatccttcatcgtgttcgcgtagCACATCCTTGGCAGCTGGTATTTTTCTCCTTTGCAATCGAATGTATTAGTTCGCGATCACGTAGTACATTTTTGGGTAGTAGTCATTCCTTCTTCGCAATCGCAATtgtatttccgcgatcgcgatgtgcaAATCGTTTGGCAGCAGAATATATTTTCCAAAATCCaatgtttgaatatttttatcatatcttgagttgCAGGCCTTGGATTTGAGCTATTTTAtgtggggttttcaagcaaatcaTTGGGGTATGTGTTCTTCACCcagaatttattttatttcataattccatctttatttttatcattaaattagtggtttgagttgaggaaaatgggacGTTTTGTGAAAATCTTTCAAACTGTAAAATGATGCTTTGAAGGATAAATTGATGTcagaaattgataattttggtatggttgaactcgtatcagtaTGGGTGTTCGAGTTTGTAAATTTTattgggttccaaggtgcgggcccaggggtttgacttttgagttgactttgtagCTTTAATTAAAGATCGAAGGATTATTATCCGGATTTATTTCCTataagttttatttatgatttgaagttgttTTAGCTAGATTTGAGTTGTTCGGAGGTTGTTttactcgagaaggtcattttagagtaacagtctagcttctttgaggtgaGTATCTTGtataactttgtgtgggagaactatcccttaggatttgagtcatttgtgctaattgtatcatgtgaaggccgtgtatgcgaggtgacgagtgcctgcTCGGGCTtattgtggaaatttgaccgtttagggctcttaggttcttatgttcattagatatgaagttgttttgtcataTTAAATCCCCCATTTGCTAAGTTCACTGTTAAGCATCTTATTTGAAATTAATTTCTTCATGTTATACCTTTATTgacgattaaactcttatgtgcttaactgaagttgttacaTCTTTTATTGCCGTGGTATCCTTTCCATAATTGCTTATCTTGAAGCTATTGTTATCTTTTCCGTAATTTtctaaccttaattgaagttattattatctttttcgTAATGGCTTATGTTGATACCCAATGTTTTTttcatatatatttaaatatgccCACATACTTTGAAAATATTGCATAcacatttacaaacatgcacaagtatttttataatttttctataattttaaagactttaaatcaatttacttcTGCATTTGTATTTATATAAATATACAATAATTATTCCTCCTATTATTGTTATGAAGATTTAATCATgtaaattcattatttatgccatataatgcttaaatattttaattgcattttttaCAATCACATTTGCAAttttaggctagaattgcatattttgcaacaATAGCCTATATATATGCACAATTATATTATCCATATAGAAAATGacctttcatatttttacaatattaagtAAGTATTTTAAAGGATTTTCATGTACAAatcacatttttatcatttataaattattttataaaattattttgctcaattaattttggtatttaaaatctagcccctaGAAAATACACAATTTTAAACCTAGCCTAGTCCAATTACCCATACCCGTCCaacccaaacccaaacccaaaTACCTGTTTAATTAAACCTGACCCAGACCCCtctaatcttggccgttgatctctaagtTCAACGACCCACATtggttcttaccatttttaactctAAACGACCCACCTAACCTAAATTATTTTCCCCACCATACCCCACCGTCACCTGTTCCCTTCTATCTCAAACGCTCTCTACCTAAACCCTTATCTTCAAGCACCGTCACCGGCTTAGCTCTCCGTTCTCCGATGTTTCTTCGTCGTCTCAAGCCTTTATTGGCCTCCTACTTGCTATGGTATCTCCATCTCCTAGATCCTTGAAGAGATTCTCAAGGGACCAGGGCAAGTCTGATTTACACCTTTGGGTTTTCTTCCATGTTTCAGGCTATTTGGCTCGACCTTGAGTAAGATCTTTCTCATTTTCGTCTTAAATCCATGGTTTCCTAAGTCTATGCTCGTCTCTGTTGCctttttgaaaaccctaatttttatccTTTGACCTTCTCAGATTTGTCCAGATCTGAGATTAATCGAACCTATTTCATATTTTTTCACGAATGTCTTATGGTTTTTCAATTGATTTTCCGTttttcctaaaactagggtttactgAACTCACCTTCTCAAAGCCTTTCTGATTTTCTAGTGTTTAATAATTGTTCTTAACTATTACTGACTGATTCATGTTAAGATTTGGACCCTAGTCAATTTATGCTAAAGCCCCTATtttcttatacttttgcttcATTTCTGGGTTTTTTCGTGTCACTCGTTACATTGTTTCGTTCTGTGCTTTGACTTTCATGATTTCTCCTTAGTCTAATTCAGTTTCTTGTGACTTTTACCCTAGTACATCTCTACTAGAGTTACTGAGTCAATCTCTCGGCTAATTTTTGTGtgtttatgaaattttatttaGCCTACTTGTCTATTTGTGGAAACTGACATTTTTCCCTCTCTTTAAATCAATATTATCTTGAATTTTGATTTACTTATTTGCTCGGTTAAAACTTATGTGTTGATTCTTGATTTATTCCCTTGTTTActactttaattattcttcttaccttatttaattGCCTGTAATGTTACTGATTCTTCACGATTACTTCCTTAATTAGACTTCTGTTTGTTTACCTCTTTACTTAGGTCtgatttgatttctttccttaaacgaCTCATGTCCTTTAATCGTTGAGTAGTTATCCTCAATTAAAGGAAGACTATGCTGATTTTGTGTGTAATTGGTCCTAATTTCTCTAATTGTTGAGTGTTGATTTCTTTTACCTTAACCTGCTCCACTCCTAAACTACTATATATACCCTCCTCTATTCTCTCTTCTGAACACGAACATTagttcacaaaaaaaaaaatcttacacTCTAAAAGCTATCTGTTCTTCTCTACTACTTGTGGTATTCATTAGTCTAACCGGATGGAATCCAGGGCTAGATATTGCTCAACCTCTGCTTTGCATTTTGTGTTTTTCTCttcttaactggtatgtccttaattattttttaaatctaaACCCTATGTGTTTTATTATTGCCTTAAGTTCATTAATTATAAGTTCCATTCTTGTTCCTGTTCACTGTCTTGCTTAGCACTGTCCTGTTCAATATGTGATTAGAATGTCTAACTATATCAGCCTATCTACTActttatctagcatgcctaaaTTCTGCCCTGTTCAAATGTATAATTATCATGTCTACACTTCACCTGTTATCTGATGCTTGCCTGTTTGCAATTCATGTTTAATCCCTTAACTATGTCATAACCCTACTTGTGTGTCTGATTCTGTCTTCCACATCTTTGCTCTATGTTTTAGTTACCTGCTATCCTAGTTAATTTAGTAAGACTGTGAAGACCCTAAGTGTTCTATGTTGTCTACATGCCTCCCTGCCCCTATTCATGTACCCTCAATGA is a genomic window containing:
- the LOC107779334 gene encoding glycerol-3-phosphate acyltransferase RAM2-like translates to MGITRFPTVEKCTSEGREKHTVVADLDGTLLRNRNSFPYLALVAFDVYGVLRLLFLLLVLPLAGILYYLVSESAGIQVIIFTTFVGMKVSDIESAARAVLPKFYSEDLHPESWRVFSACRKRCVLTATPRIMVEAFLKDYIGVDIVLGTEIETYKGRATGFVKSPGVLIGKKKADILLTAFGETQPEIGLGDRDTDIPFMTLCKERYYVPPNPKVKAVTIDKLPKPIIFHDGRLVQKPTPLMALFIILWIPFGFLLSCLRIMSAAFLPTPLHYYAFRALGVRLTVKGNPPPPKKSKDQSGVLFVCCHRTLLDAVFLSTVLGRPIPTVTYSLSRFSEIIAPLKTIRLTRDRATDAFVMKKILEEGDLLICPEGTTSREPFLLRFSSLFAELTDELVPVAMVNKMSMFHGTTARGWKWMDSFFFLMNPRPSYEITFLDKLPYGFTCKSGKSSHEVANYIQKVIAETLSYKCTTLTRKDKYIALAGNDGTVMKKP